One genomic window of Thalassolituus hydrocarboniclasticus includes the following:
- the murA gene encoding UDP-N-acetylglucosamine 1-carboxyvinyltransferase, translated as MDKLRIVGGKRLDGDVRISGAKNSALPILAATLLAEGVMRVGNLPHLHDITTMLELLGCMGVGVAINEDMSVETDCAGVKSCVAPYDLVRTMRASILVLGPLLARYGEAEVSLPGGCAIGSRPVDLHLRGMEAMGAEVEVLDGYIKAHVPGGRLHGANIFLDTVTVTGTENIMMAAVLADGTVTIENAAREPEVVDLANCLNAMGAKISGAGSDTLVIEGVEKLYGCSFDVLPDRIETGTYLVAAAVTGGRVRTKDTDPLIMEAVLHKLEEAGAEITTGPDWIELNMHGKRPKAVNIRTAPHPAFPTDMQAQFMVLNAVAEGTGTVIETVFENRFMHAQELVRMGADIHVEGNTAIVTGRATLQGAPVMATDLRASASLVIAALVASGTTDVNRIYHIDRGYECIEEKFQQLGANIRRVSA; from the coding sequence ATGGATAAATTACGAATTGTGGGTGGAAAGCGTCTGGACGGTGATGTCCGTATCTCCGGCGCTAAAAACTCAGCGTTACCTATTCTTGCGGCCACTTTATTGGCCGAAGGTGTGATGCGGGTGGGTAACCTGCCGCACCTGCACGACATCACCACCATGCTGGAGCTGTTAGGCTGCATGGGCGTGGGAGTCGCTATTAATGAAGACATGTCGGTGGAAACCGACTGCGCCGGCGTGAAGAGCTGTGTTGCTCCATACGACCTGGTGCGCACCATGCGTGCCTCCATTCTGGTGCTGGGCCCGCTGCTGGCACGTTACGGCGAAGCGGAAGTGTCGCTGCCTGGCGGTTGTGCCATCGGCTCACGTCCGGTGGATCTGCACCTGCGTGGTATGGAAGCCATGGGCGCAGAAGTGGAAGTGCTGGACGGTTACATCAAAGCCCACGTTCCGGGCGGCCGTCTGCATGGCGCCAATATCTTCCTCGATACCGTGACCGTAACCGGAACGGAAAACATTATGATGGCGGCGGTTCTGGCTGACGGCACCGTTACCATCGAAAACGCTGCGCGTGAACCCGAGGTGGTTGACCTGGCGAACTGTCTGAACGCCATGGGCGCGAAAATCAGTGGTGCCGGTTCCGACACTCTGGTGATTGAAGGCGTTGAGAAACTCTACGGCTGCTCATTCGATGTGCTGCCGGACCGTATCGAAACCGGTACCTATCTGGTCGCTGCCGCCGTAACCGGTGGCCGGGTACGCACCAAAGACACCGACCCGTTAATTATGGAAGCGGTACTGCATAAGCTTGAAGAAGCCGGAGCAGAAATCACCACCGGCCCGGACTGGATTGAGCTGAACATGCATGGCAAACGGCCGAAAGCGGTAAATATCCGCACCGCGCCGCACCCGGCATTCCCAACCGATATGCAGGCCCAGTTTATGGTGCTGAATGCGGTTGCCGAAGGTACAGGTACCGTGATTGAAACCGTCTTTGAAAACCGCTTTATGCACGCTCAGGAACTGGTGCGTATGGGCGCGGATATTCATGTTGAAGGTAACACCGCCATTGTCACCGGCCGTGCAACCCTACAGGGTGCACCGGTGATGGCAACCGACCTGCGCGCATCCGCCTCGCTGGTGATTGCCGCACTGGTGGCCAGTGGTACGACCGATGTAAACCGCATCTATCACATTGACCGCGGTTACGAATGTATTGAAGAAAAATTCCAGCAACTGGGCGCTAATATCCGTCGCGTATCAGCCTGA